One Candidatus Methylacidithermus pantelleriae genomic window carries:
- a CDS encoding diflavin oxidoreductase: MSTHTLTPKTDRPPYSRANPFLASIRENRPLTKPGSNKDTRHIVVDISGSGLRYEVGDSLGVFAENPGEVVTELLQRVGIAPEAPFPMPGGTSELPAGEALRKGYILNRVTKKFVKALVEKLPPGTQKEKLSTLCSDDQTLEEYLRWKDYVDVLRECPAVTFEPSELASLLTRSVPRLYSIASSPRLYPEEVHLTVAVVRYASFGRQKLGLASGYLAELVPLGKPVVPVYVQPARHFHLPEDPNADIIMVGPGTGIAPFRAFLQERMAIGSRGKNWLFFGEQHRSTDFYYEEEFEEFQRKGVLTRLDTAFSRDQAHKIYVQHRMMEAGKELWDWLQNGAYFYVCGDASRMAKDVHETLIGIAQKYGGLSRTQAEEYVNVQLTKVEKRYRKDVY, translated from the coding sequence ATGTCAACCCATACCCTCACACCCAAAACCGACCGGCCTCCCTATTCGCGTGCCAACCCGTTTCTTGCCTCCATCCGGGAAAACCGGCCCCTAACCAAGCCAGGGTCCAACAAGGATACCCGCCATATTGTCGTCGATATTTCAGGGAGCGGACTTCGGTACGAGGTGGGTGACTCGTTGGGAGTCTTTGCGGAAAACCCTGGAGAGGTTGTCACCGAGCTTTTGCAAAGGGTAGGGATCGCTCCAGAAGCACCGTTTCCCATGCCGGGAGGAACATCGGAATTGCCGGCAGGAGAGGCTCTGCGTAAGGGCTATATCCTCAATCGCGTCACCAAGAAATTTGTCAAAGCCCTCGTCGAAAAACTCCCTCCAGGGACCCAGAAAGAAAAACTCTCCACTCTTTGCAGCGACGATCAAACGCTAGAAGAATACCTGCGTTGGAAAGATTACGTGGATGTACTGCGGGAATGCCCGGCTGTCACTTTTGAGCCCAGCGAGCTAGCATCTCTTTTGACACGTAGCGTACCCCGTCTCTACTCGATTGCTTCCAGTCCCCGGCTATACCCGGAAGAGGTCCATCTCACCGTAGCCGTTGTACGCTATGCTTCCTTTGGGCGACAAAAACTCGGTCTCGCCTCCGGGTACCTTGCGGAGCTTGTGCCCTTAGGGAAACCCGTTGTCCCTGTGTACGTCCAGCCGGCTCGCCATTTCCATTTACCCGAGGATCCCAACGCCGACATCATCATGGTGGGACCCGGTACAGGGATCGCTCCATTCCGAGCTTTCCTTCAGGAACGTATGGCTATCGGAAGCCGAGGAAAAAATTGGCTCTTTTTTGGCGAGCAGCACCGGAGCACCGATTTTTATTACGAGGAGGAATTTGAAGAGTTCCAGCGCAAGGGTGTTCTCACCCGGTTGGATACCGCGTTTTCCCGCGACCAGGCTCATAAAATTTACGTGCAGCACCGCATGATGGAAGCTGGTAAAGAACTCTGGGACTGGCTGCAAAACGGCGCTTATTTCTATGTGTGTGGGGATGCGAGCCGGATGGCGAAAGACGTCCACGAAACCCTCATAGGCATTGCTCAAAAGTACGGTGGTCTGTCCCGGACGCAGGCAGAAGAATATGTCAACGTGCAGTTGACCAAGGTGGAGAAGCGATACCGAAAAGACGTGTACTAG
- a CDS encoding protoglobin domain-containing protein, whose protein sequence is MEDPKSWSVKDQELVKELVDFLGINEDDRQFLRQLHGIAATYSKPMVEEFSSRILQHPNTREYYEKIDVPSLQEKITGWFQDLFLGEYGAEYAEKAMRIGKAHVRIGLPLRYPLAMWDLLVKYGEQVVAHSPKPKEAFRAFHKVLALSIALFIQAYEDSQLAHLSQFLGSERLVRRLLMEGH, encoded by the coding sequence ATGGAGGACCCAAAAAGCTGGAGCGTCAAGGATCAAGAGCTTGTAAAGGAACTGGTTGATTTTTTAGGAATCAACGAAGACGATCGCCAGTTCTTACGGCAACTTCATGGGATCGCAGCAACCTATTCGAAACCCATGGTCGAGGAGTTTTCCTCAAGAATCCTCCAGCACCCTAACACCCGAGAATACTACGAAAAGATTGATGTCCCCTCCTTACAAGAAAAAATCACGGGGTGGTTTCAAGATCTTTTCCTCGGGGAATATGGAGCCGAATACGCCGAAAAAGCCATGCGGATTGGGAAAGCGCACGTCCGTATTGGACTGCCTTTGCGGTATCCCCTGGCAATGTGGGATCTTCTTGTGAAATACGGGGAACAGGTTGTCGCCCATAGCCCAAAGCCAAAAGAAGCTTTCCGAGCCTTTCACAAGGTGCTTGCGCTTAGTATTGCGCTTTTTATCCAAGCCTATGAAGATAGCCAGCTTGCCCATTTGAGCCAGTTTTTGGGATCCGAGCGCCTGGTCCGGCGCTTGCTTATGGAGGGACACTAA
- the ispG gene encoding (E)-4-hydroxy-3-methylbut-2-enyl-diphosphate synthase has translation MDYRKRPRATRPVRVGTLTIGGGNGIVVQSMLTSDTLDTEKCVQETLELVAAGCQLVRLAAPTVRDAANLGAIRERLGALGCSVPLVADIHFKPEAAMEAVRWVEKVRINPGNFCDRKKFAVRVYTDAEYARELEKIEQTFRPLVLECLRRGVALRIGVNHGSLSDRITNRYGDTPAGMVESALEYARVARKWGLHELVFSMKASNPKVMLAAYRLLVRRLEEQGDDWNYPIHLGVTEAGDGIDGRIKSAIGIGGLLAEGIGDTIRVSLTEPSKEEIPVARALVELVERYRNQSPEGMVIPAGWEYERRSSRKLTLPDGISVGGDSPVRVAVTTRKEREQLIQDPALGELLPEFDLETVRPREVRLDQEESWKSLWNIREPCLVTIADRTPLPPLYAFRLLAARIPSWHPILLKDTFWPQEKGTWPDQLRTILDTSIQIGVLLCEGIGDAVLVRNEPDPKEAVLLAYHVLQGAGTRSFKTEFVACPSCGRTLFDLQQTTARIRAATGHLKGVKIAVMGCIVNGPGEMADADFGYVGGAPGKVNLYVGKTPVRFNIPEEEAVDRLIELIREKGKWVDP, from the coding sequence GTGGATTATAGGAAACGTCCAAGGGCGACCCGGCCGGTACGAGTTGGTACGCTTACCATCGGAGGGGGAAACGGGATCGTCGTACAGTCCATGTTGACCTCTGATACGTTGGACACGGAAAAATGCGTCCAAGAAACCCTGGAACTTGTGGCGGCAGGCTGCCAACTGGTTCGGCTGGCGGCTCCGACGGTACGGGATGCAGCCAATTTAGGGGCCATCCGTGAGCGTTTGGGGGCCTTGGGTTGTTCTGTTCCCTTGGTTGCGGACATTCACTTTAAACCCGAGGCGGCCATGGAGGCGGTTCGATGGGTAGAGAAAGTCCGCATCAATCCGGGCAACTTCTGTGACCGCAAAAAATTTGCCGTTCGCGTCTATACGGACGCGGAATACGCCCGGGAGTTAGAGAAAATCGAGCAAACCTTTCGACCGCTTGTTTTGGAGTGTTTGCGTCGCGGGGTCGCTTTGCGGATTGGGGTTAACCACGGTTCGCTTTCGGATCGTATTACGAACCGTTACGGGGACACACCGGCAGGCATGGTGGAAAGCGCTCTGGAATACGCTCGAGTCGCAAGGAAATGGGGTTTGCACGAGCTTGTCTTTTCGATGAAGGCCTCCAATCCGAAAGTCATGCTGGCAGCTTATCGCCTTCTGGTTCGCCGTTTGGAAGAGCAGGGGGATGATTGGAATTATCCCATTCACCTGGGTGTAACAGAGGCTGGGGATGGGATTGATGGCCGGATTAAAAGCGCCATTGGGATTGGAGGTCTTCTAGCGGAAGGGATAGGTGACACCATCCGGGTTTCCTTAACCGAACCCAGTAAGGAGGAAATCCCGGTAGCAAGGGCGTTGGTGGAACTGGTGGAACGTTACCGGAACCAAAGTCCCGAGGGGATGGTGATTCCGGCTGGTTGGGAGTACGAGCGGCGGTCTTCACGGAAGCTCACCCTACCGGATGGGATTTCCGTAGGGGGGGATTCCCCGGTGCGGGTAGCCGTAACTACCCGGAAGGAACGAGAGCAACTCATTCAAGACCCCGCACTAGGTGAACTTTTGCCCGAGTTCGATTTGGAGACGGTACGGCCAAGGGAAGTCCGGCTCGATCAGGAAGAAAGCTGGAAGAGCCTGTGGAACATACGCGAACCTTGCCTCGTCACGATCGCCGACCGAACCCCGCTTCCACCCTTGTATGCGTTTCGCCTGCTAGCTGCTCGCATTCCCTCGTGGCATCCCATCCTTCTCAAGGATACCTTTTGGCCCCAGGAAAAGGGCACCTGGCCGGACCAGCTCCGGACGATTTTAGATACCTCCATCCAAATCGGGGTTCTTTTGTGCGAGGGAATCGGTGATGCCGTTTTGGTTCGTAACGAACCGGATCCGAAAGAGGCCGTCCTTTTGGCCTATCATGTGCTTCAAGGGGCCGGAACCCGTTCGTTCAAGACGGAATTTGTGGCGTGCCCGTCTTGTGGAAGAACGCTTTTTGACCTGCAACAAACAACCGCGAGGATTCGGGCGGCTACCGGGCACTTAAAGGGCGTTAAGATTGCAGTCATGGGATGCATTGTGAATGGACCAGGGGAAATGGCGGATGCTGATTTTGGGTATGTCGGGGGGGCGCCTGGAAAGGTGAACCTGTATGTGGGTAAAACGCCCGTCCGGTTTAATATCCCGGAAGAAGAAGCGGTCGACCGACTCATCGAACTCATCCGAGAAAAGGGCAAATGGGTCGACCCTTGA
- a CDS encoding type I phosphomannose isomerase catalytic subunit, protein MELADSWGYPFGYLPMAYWELAPIYQARVWGGRTLETSYGRVLPPGQFIGESWELCDRPEAQSYTLEGQIPLGELWRRDRKRIFGEFSPDSSRLPLLVKLLDCREPTSVQVHPNRSALQAMGHEPKAEAWYFLRTEPGAGFHAGFRRHTDPEEIRRTLRSALLLEFLHWIPSQAGQFFYNPAGRIHALGAGNLVFEVQENSDTTYRLYDWGRKREKERELEAWETVHACIQWDDWEPEPHFSPGSWSVELPFCSFWRTVLTRAEPSFWHPAGKSFLYHFCAEGSIRFFDREFGPGRGWLVSADHPSYTLEALSESAILLTVGFPGLASESLGGKAPVVGGKSKARS, encoded by the coding sequence TTGGAATTAGCTGATTCTTGGGGGTATCCTTTTGGCTATCTTCCCATGGCATACTGGGAGCTGGCTCCGATTTACCAAGCCCGCGTTTGGGGTGGCCGAACCCTTGAGACTTCTTATGGAAGGGTCTTGCCGCCAGGTCAATTCATAGGCGAAAGCTGGGAACTTTGCGATAGACCAGAAGCCCAAAGTTATACCCTAGAGGGGCAAATCCCTTTGGGGGAGTTGTGGCGCCGGGACCGCAAGAGAATTTTCGGCGAGTTTTCGCCCGATAGCAGTCGATTGCCTCTTCTGGTAAAACTCTTGGACTGCCGAGAGCCGACGAGCGTTCAAGTCCATCCCAACCGTAGTGCCCTGCAAGCCATGGGTCATGAGCCCAAAGCGGAAGCGTGGTATTTTTTGCGCACGGAGCCAGGAGCGGGTTTTCACGCTGGCTTTCGCCGTCATACAGATCCCGAGGAGATCCGGCGGACACTGCGAAGCGCATTACTTTTAGAATTTCTCCATTGGATTCCGTCCCAAGCTGGGCAGTTTTTTTACAATCCCGCGGGTCGGATTCACGCCTTGGGTGCAGGCAACCTGGTTTTTGAGGTTCAGGAAAACTCCGATACCACATACCGGCTCTATGACTGGGGGCGGAAACGCGAAAAAGAGCGTGAGCTTGAGGCCTGGGAGACGGTCCACGCGTGCATCCAGTGGGATGATTGGGAGCCAGAGCCCCACTTTTCCCCGGGATCCTGGAGTGTGGAGCTTCCTTTTTGTAGCTTCTGGCGAACCGTCCTCACGAGGGCTGAGCCTTCCTTCTGGCACCCAGCTGGTAAAAGTTTCCTCTACCATTTTTGCGCGGAAGGCAGCATTCGATTTTTCGATAGGGAATTTGGCCCTGGTCGAGGGTGGCTCGTAAGTGCGGATCACCCCTCTTATACCCTTGAGGCCCTGAGCGAGAGTGCCATCCTCTTAACCGTGGGGTTTCCCGGGCTGGCTTCGGAAAGTCTAGGAGGAAAAGCCCCGGTAGTGGGCGGAAAATCCAAAGCCAGATCTTGA
- a CDS encoding aspartate kinase: protein MSLIVQKYGGSSVANTERIRKVAERIARVWREGHKLVIVVSAMSGVTDRLIELAREICPEPSGRELDVLLATGEQTSMALLAMALHSLKIPAVSLTGAQAGIVTDGSHTRAKIANITPKRLREHLQAGQVVIVAGFQGQTETGSITTLGRGGSDLTAIALAAVLRADLCQIFTDVDGVFTADPKIVPNATKISEISYDEMLEMAALGSKVMQARSVEFAKKFKVVFEVRSSFHDKPGTVVREATEDMENVVVRGVTLDRDQAKLTILGVPDRPGIAAHIFTALAEADINVDMIVQNVSQHGTTDITFTVRKEELARARRVTEPIAAEIGAREIRWEEAIAKLSVVGIGMRSHSGVAAKLFHALAQAGINVQMISTSEIKISVVVDEASAIKAARVVHDAFELGHQGSPDSSGG from the coding sequence ATGAGCCTGATCGTTCAAAAATACGGTGGCAGTTCTGTCGCCAACACAGAGCGCATTCGGAAGGTGGCGGAACGAATAGCGCGCGTGTGGCGCGAGGGACACAAGCTTGTGATTGTGGTCAGTGCCATGTCCGGGGTTACGGACCGGCTCATCGAGCTTGCTAGGGAGATTTGCCCGGAACCCAGTGGCCGGGAACTAGACGTCCTTTTGGCTACAGGCGAACAGACTTCTATGGCGCTTTTGGCCATGGCTCTTCATTCCCTCAAAATCCCGGCTGTTTCTCTTACAGGAGCGCAAGCAGGGATTGTTACGGACGGAAGCCATACCCGGGCTAAGATTGCCAACATCACTCCCAAACGGCTTCGAGAGCACCTGCAGGCCGGCCAAGTGGTGATCGTGGCAGGATTTCAAGGCCAAACGGAAACAGGGAGTATCACCACTTTGGGCCGGGGAGGATCCGATTTGACCGCGATCGCACTGGCGGCGGTCCTACGTGCGGATCTTTGCCAGATTTTCACCGACGTGGACGGGGTCTTTACCGCTGACCCAAAGATTGTACCCAATGCGACCAAGATTTCGGAAATCTCCTACGATGAAATGCTCGAGATGGCCGCTTTGGGGTCCAAAGTCATGCAAGCCCGGTCGGTGGAGTTTGCAAAGAAGTTCAAGGTGGTTTTCGAGGTCCGGTCGAGTTTTCATGACAAGCCCGGCACCGTAGTTAGGGAGGCAACGGAGGATATGGAAAACGTTGTGGTACGAGGAGTGACTCTAGACCGAGATCAGGCCAAGCTCACGATCCTTGGCGTACCCGATCGGCCGGGGATTGCGGCCCACATTTTTACGGCTTTAGCCGAAGCGGATATCAACGTCGATATGATCGTGCAAAATGTCTCACAACACGGGACAACCGACATTACGTTTACGGTCCGCAAGGAAGAACTTGCAAGGGCTCGGCGTGTGACCGAACCCATCGCAGCGGAGATTGGGGCTCGTGAGATCCGCTGGGAGGAAGCTATTGCCAAGCTTTCCGTAGTTGGGATTGGCATGCGGTCGCATAGCGGAGTGGCTGCGAAACTTTTTCATGCTCTAGCCCAGGCCGGTATCAACGTGCAGATGATTTCCACGAGCGAGATCAAAATCTCGGTGGTCGTTGATGAAGCGTCGGCCATCAAGGCCGCGCGGGTGGTTCATGATGCCTTTGAACTTGGCCACCAAGGATCCCCGGATTCTTCTGGAGGTTAG
- the rseP gene encoding RIP metalloprotease RseP, whose protein sequence is MGERAGDIGKGAEKVSRWIHFLAILSEVLFLFNLLIMVHELGHLVAARWRGLVVERVGIWFGTPIWKRKLWGIEFSLGWIPAGGYVALPQMGPVELLEGKVAEPDSSFPSVSPLDKIIVAAAGPVASLILALVFACVVWVVGRPVSESELTTVIGYVVKGGPADRAGVRPGDRILEVDHHPVQQFQGMDDSAIAWRIVRSEGTSIHLKIERQGKILDLQVVPERLDRGFFQRRGLRQILILPAQTPVVAKVFPHSPAERAGIRPNDQILAVDGQKLLSPLALGDYIAQQGNQPVRLTVRRGNTQWEVVVRPERPVGEDKPKLGIQWDLNGVVRIVHPDPWTQFRTSVAAMASTISAILSPRSDIKPQHLSGPVGIMRFYYMLFESEQGWRLALWFSVLFNVNLALLNLVPIPVLDGGHILLAVIEGLRGRPLKQETLQALQTACATVLIGYMLYVTFFDVQDLPWRRSREAPPMRFAPPGVESGGSQ, encoded by the coding sequence GTGGGTGAAAGAGCGGGCGATATTGGTAAGGGAGCCGAAAAAGTGAGCCGGTGGATCCATTTCCTTGCGATCCTCTCCGAGGTCCTCTTTTTGTTCAACCTGCTCATTATGGTTCATGAGCTGGGTCATTTGGTGGCGGCACGCTGGAGAGGGTTGGTTGTGGAGCGAGTCGGGATCTGGTTTGGCACGCCCATTTGGAAGCGCAAACTCTGGGGAATCGAGTTTAGCCTGGGATGGATTCCGGCGGGAGGTTATGTTGCGTTACCCCAGATGGGGCCTGTGGAGCTCTTGGAAGGGAAGGTAGCCGAGCCAGATTCTTCCTTTCCTTCGGTTAGCCCGCTGGACAAAATCATTGTGGCAGCAGCGGGGCCGGTGGCGAGCTTAATACTGGCCTTGGTGTTTGCTTGCGTGGTTTGGGTGGTGGGTCGACCCGTGAGCGAAAGCGAATTGACCACCGTGATCGGGTATGTAGTCAAGGGAGGCCCTGCTGACCGAGCCGGGGTGCGACCGGGAGACCGGATCCTTGAAGTGGATCATCACCCGGTCCAGCAGTTCCAAGGGATGGATGACAGCGCGATTGCATGGCGAATCGTCCGGAGTGAAGGGACTTCGATCCATCTCAAAATCGAAAGGCAAGGCAAGATTTTGGATCTCCAAGTGGTCCCGGAACGGCTCGACAGAGGGTTTTTTCAAAGGCGAGGCCTCCGTCAGATCTTGATTCTTCCGGCCCAAACCCCTGTGGTGGCTAAGGTGTTCCCCCATAGCCCGGCCGAACGAGCTGGGATCCGACCCAATGATCAAATTCTTGCGGTAGACGGGCAAAAACTTCTCTCTCCTCTGGCCCTAGGGGATTATATCGCGCAGCAGGGAAATCAACCGGTGCGGCTGACGGTCCGGCGAGGGAACACCCAATGGGAGGTGGTGGTCCGGCCGGAACGACCGGTCGGAGAGGATAAACCCAAACTGGGCATTCAGTGGGATCTCAATGGGGTTGTGCGGATCGTCCATCCGGATCCGTGGACCCAATTCCGAACCAGCGTAGCAGCGATGGCCAGCACGATTTCGGCGATTCTTTCCCCCCGCTCGGATATTAAACCGCAACATTTAAGCGGGCCGGTGGGGATTATGCGGTTTTACTACATGCTCTTTGAAAGCGAACAGGGGTGGCGTCTCGCCTTGTGGTTTAGTGTTCTTTTCAATGTGAACCTGGCCCTTTTAAACCTTGTCCCGATTCCCGTACTGGACGGGGGGCATATTCTTTTGGCCGTGATTGAGGGGTTGCGGGGCAGGCCTCTCAAGCAGGAGACGTTGCAAGCTTTACAGACGGCTTGTGCGACGGTTCTTATCGGTTATATGCTCTACGTCACCTTTTTTGACGTGCAGGATCTTCCCTGGAGGAGGTCTCGCGAGGCTCCCCCGATGCGATTTGCTCCCCCCGGGGTGGAAAGTGGAGGCAGTCAGTAG
- the trpA gene encoding tryptophan synthase subunit alpha, which produces MRNRLDLLAEHLRSTGKKAFVAYLTAGDPSLSLTKELVLALAGCGTDLVELGVPFSDPMADGIVNQLSSQRALQAGTTLPKILELVADLREQCSVPLVLFTYLNPIFRFGLERFGKEALQCGVDAVLVVDLPPDASWEWAPWQAIVPRILLVAPTTSSERRRAIARKAQGFLYYVSREGVTGMREDLPRSLATELRELKEIASVPVFCGFGISKPEQARKVAEAADGVVVGSALVHTIGELGSSPQLVQEVTRQAQTFAEAVHSLP; this is translated from the coding sequence GTGAGAAACCGTCTGGATCTTTTAGCGGAACATCTCCGGTCTACGGGAAAAAAAGCCTTTGTTGCCTATCTCACGGCAGGGGATCCGAGTCTTTCCCTCACCAAGGAACTGGTTCTTGCCCTAGCTGGCTGCGGTACGGACTTGGTCGAACTGGGGGTTCCCTTTTCGGATCCCATGGCTGACGGGATCGTGAATCAGCTATCCAGCCAGAGGGCTCTCCAAGCCGGCACGACGTTACCAAAGATTTTGGAGCTTGTAGCCGACCTTCGCGAACAGTGTTCCGTCCCGCTCGTGCTCTTCACCTATCTTAACCCGATCTTTCGGTTTGGCCTGGAACGATTTGGAAAAGAGGCTCTCCAATGCGGAGTGGACGCTGTGCTTGTGGTCGATCTTCCACCCGATGCCTCTTGGGAGTGGGCGCCCTGGCAAGCCATTGTGCCGCGGATTCTTTTGGTGGCACCGACAACCTCCTCGGAGCGACGCCGCGCGATTGCCCGTAAGGCACAGGGTTTTCTCTATTACGTCTCCCGGGAGGGGGTGACGGGAATGCGCGAAGATCTTCCTCGCTCGCTGGCTACCGAATTGCGGGAGCTCAAAGAAATCGCATCCGTACCGGTCTTCTGCGGGTTTGGCATTTCCAAACCTGAACAAGCGCGGAAGGTTGCCGAGGCCGCCGACGGCGTCGTTGTGGGGAGCGCCTTGGTTCATACAATTGGGGAGCTCGGGTCGTCACCGCAGCTCGTGCAGGAGGTCACCCGGCAGGCACAAACCTTTGCGGAAGCAGTGCATTCTCTTCCCTGA
- a CDS encoding tetratricopeptide repeat protein, with the protein MFRQARRPWRFIGLVAAALLSLLGLCFLVMYLVRETQLEGKSLVAAEEFYRAKDREAKVRVADRYQHLPLSAIWLLRLAFADSQNGAILQAADLFARFLERYPGHELFPAAEIGRANCLRLERKVQEAEKFYREVLRQNRLSVYQELAYVGLARLQEDMGNPQEARKTLEQFLSRFPSSRLQDMAQAILDRLPSVPTEGKKPLP; encoded by the coding sequence ATGTTCCGGCAAGCTCGGCGCCCTTGGCGATTCATTGGTCTTGTGGCTGCGGCCCTTCTCTCGCTTTTGGGGCTATGTTTTCTTGTCATGTACCTGGTACGGGAAACCCAGTTGGAAGGGAAAAGCTTGGTAGCTGCAGAGGAGTTTTATCGAGCGAAGGACCGGGAGGCCAAAGTTCGAGTAGCGGATCGATACCAACATCTTCCTCTCTCTGCGATCTGGCTTCTTCGACTGGCTTTTGCTGATAGCCAAAACGGCGCGATCCTTCAGGCCGCAGATCTCTTTGCTCGTTTCCTCGAACGTTACCCGGGCCATGAGCTTTTTCCCGCAGCGGAGATTGGCAGAGCCAACTGCTTACGATTGGAAAGGAAGGTCCAAGAGGCGGAGAAGTTCTACCGGGAGGTTCTTCGCCAAAACCGTCTTTCTGTCTATCAAGAGCTTGCCTATGTCGGACTAGCTAGGCTCCAAGAGGACATGGGCAACCCCCAGGAAGCAAGAAAGACCCTCGAACAATTTTTGTCCCGGTTTCCTTCCAGCCGGCTCCAGGATATGGCACAGGCCATTTTGGATCGTCTCCCTTCGGTACCAACCGAAGGCAAAAAGCCTCTTCCCTAA
- a CDS encoding NAD(P)H-hydrate dehydratase, translated as MRILTATEIRELEAREVSRGVSEEILMERAGKGMARVCLREWDRPCSVVVLVGKGNNGGDGLVLARELARFGWPVSVVLTAWPEAMSPLCAKKWKEISSLRCVSVCCPGQPIPWPGGGGLVVDALLGIGVKGEVQEPLRSLFVECNRQRSERFFSVLAVDCPSGLSEGFQPGWPVIGADLTATVGYGKEFLFREEFADYVGRIEVVPIFEEQPSGEGAEALVPSSLAYLLPPRPKLCHKGQFGRVLIIGGSLGFAGAVVMAAQAAHGVGAGLVCVATRDEVYTVVASKAPAETMVFRVENRELLTQLAARSNAIGFGPGIGLDSTAVELARFLVENTRCPMVWDADALTLLAHHPELWTGMKKRAIVTPHPGEMRRLLGRDFALEERPFVAQELATEKDCIVVLKGVRTVVASPTRPLRLNTTGNPGLAAGGSGDTLTGVLVGLLAQGLSIEDAAGLGVWLHGRAADLAVRYRKAEEGLTATEVGRMLGQAIHSLRQEGWTPYHPRTNDGFGGFNPR; from the coding sequence ATGAGAATCCTTACCGCGACCGAGATTCGAGAACTGGAGGCACGAGAGGTAAGCCGGGGAGTCAGCGAAGAGATCCTCATGGAGCGAGCCGGTAAGGGTATGGCACGCGTCTGTCTGCGAGAATGGGATCGACCTTGCTCCGTGGTTGTTCTGGTCGGGAAGGGAAACAACGGAGGAGACGGACTTGTGCTAGCAAGAGAACTTGCTCGGTTCGGTTGGCCAGTCTCGGTTGTACTTACGGCCTGGCCGGAGGCGATGAGTCCTCTTTGTGCGAAAAAATGGAAAGAAATTTCCTCGCTGCGCTGCGTTTCTGTCTGCTGCCCAGGGCAGCCAATCCCCTGGCCCGGCGGGGGCGGTTTGGTGGTGGATGCCCTTTTGGGCATCGGAGTGAAAGGAGAAGTCCAAGAGCCGCTGAGATCCCTTTTCGTTGAGTGTAACCGGCAACGCAGCGAGCGGTTTTTTTCGGTCCTTGCAGTCGACTGCCCCTCGGGCTTGTCGGAAGGTTTCCAGCCAGGTTGGCCCGTGATTGGTGCAGATCTCACGGCCACAGTGGGTTATGGAAAGGAATTTCTTTTCCGGGAAGAGTTTGCCGACTACGTCGGGCGCATTGAAGTTGTGCCCATTTTTGAGGAGCAGCCTAGCGGGGAAGGAGCCGAGGCTCTAGTGCCTTCAAGCCTTGCCTATCTTCTCCCTCCCCGTCCGAAACTCTGCCATAAAGGACAATTTGGCCGTGTGCTCATTATCGGGGGTTCGTTAGGGTTTGCGGGAGCCGTTGTTATGGCGGCCCAAGCCGCCCACGGGGTGGGGGCGGGTCTGGTCTGTGTAGCTACCCGGGATGAAGTGTACACGGTGGTTGCTTCCAAGGCACCAGCCGAAACAATGGTGTTTCGGGTCGAAAACCGGGAACTTCTTACTCAACTTGCGGCTCGATCGAACGCCATTGGCTTTGGCCCAGGGATCGGCCTGGATTCCACAGCAGTTGAGCTTGCACGGTTTCTTGTCGAAAACACTCGATGTCCAATGGTTTGGGATGCCGATGCGTTGACGCTACTAGCTCACCATCCCGAACTTTGGACAGGGATGAAAAAGCGGGCCATTGTGACCCCTCATCCGGGAGAGATGCGACGGCTGCTTGGAAGAGACTTTGCGCTGGAAGAGAGACCTTTCGTTGCCCAAGAGCTTGCTACGGAAAAAGATTGTATCGTTGTTCTCAAAGGGGTTCGCACGGTGGTTGCTAGCCCGACAAGGCCACTCCGTCTTAACACCACGGGCAACCCGGGTCTTGCGGCAGGCGGATCGGGCGACACGTTAACCGGGGTACTGGTAGGACTTTTGGCTCAGGGTCTTTCGATCGAAGATGCAGCGGGTCTCGGCGTTTGGTTGCACGGGCGGGCGGCAGATCTGGCGGTCAGGTACCGCAAGGCAGAGGAAGGTCTGACCGCGACGGAGGTTGGCCGAATGCTGGGGCAAGCAATCCACTCCCTTCGACAGGAGGGATGGACGCCTTATCATCCCCGCACCAATGACGGTTTTGGGGGGTTCAATCCTAGGTAG
- a CDS encoding DUF3088 family protein, with product MAKKRFGTLFVLAPGFEDGPGTSFYCPYCMMFEGLLCRFPSLGTELEVQRIAFARPREALVRLLGDEHQACPVLVVPKEEKLPHGAPPPKEALGHYFWDEPEEIAKVLSLRFALPMPHY from the coding sequence ATGGCAAAAAAAAGGTTCGGTACCCTGTTTGTTCTGGCACCGGGTTTTGAAGACGGCCCGGGAACAAGTTTTTACTGCCCTTACTGCATGATGTTCGAAGGCCTTCTTTGTCGTTTTCCCAGCTTGGGGACAGAGCTCGAAGTACAGCGGATTGCCTTCGCCCGGCCGAGGGAAGCGTTGGTACGGCTATTGGGAGATGAGCACCAGGCTTGTCCTGTGCTGGTGGTCCCGAAAGAGGAAAAGCTTCCCCATGGGGCGCCTCCACCGAAGGAGGCTTTGGGTCATTATTTTTGGGACGAGCCGGAGGAGATTGCCAAGGTCCTTTCGCTCCGGTTTGCTCTGCCGATGCCTCATTATTAG